A single window of Mugil cephalus isolate CIBA_MC_2020 chromosome 1, CIBA_Mcephalus_1.1, whole genome shotgun sequence DNA harbors:
- the cacna1fb gene encoding calcium channel, voltage-dependent, L type, alpha 1F subunit isoform X2, giving the protein MYEETRRGGGRNGYTQAVDREDGGEEGEEEEEEEDGGKRDGGGGEGGGGEERDAEWDEEMDGENEGGVRMTRTDTLHSTTSSTGTQRRRGQHAKKQVQGSNQVQRAPRALYCLKLNNPIRRAALSIVEWKPFDIFILLAIFANCVALGVSKPFPEDDSNSTNHDLEQVEYVFLIIFTIETFLKILAYGLVMHPSSYIRNGWNLLDFVIVIVGLFSVVLETMTHKSSGEQASTHHVPGKPGGLDVKALRAFRVLRPLRLVSGVPSLQIVLNSIMKAMVPLLHIALLVLFVIIIYAIIGLELFIGRMHRTCYYIGTDNYVEDDPVPCAFAGHGRLCLVNGSECRGRWDGPNGGITNFDNFFFAMLTVFQCITMEGWTDVLYWMNDAIGFELPWVYFVSLVIFGSFFVLNLVLGVLSGEFSKEREKAKARGDFQKLREKQQMEEDLSGYMDWITQAEDMDELDEDGNHRPSLGDLSDKKRGKFGWFSHSNETHASLPASETASENTENIDEDHTNCCQSCCARVMKIGCCRTLRRWNRVCRRNCRTAVKSVTFYWLVLLLVFLNTSLSASEHYNQPDWLTQVQDIANKVLLSLFTVEMLLKMYSLGLAHYFVAFFNRFDCFVVCGGIMETILVELEIMPPLGISVLRCVRLLRIFKVTRHWTALSNLVASLLNSMKSIASLLLLLFLFLIIFALLGMQLFGGKFNFDETQTKRSTFDAFPQALLTCFQILTGEDWNVVMYDGIMAYGGPVFPGMIVCVYFVILFICGNYILLNVFLAIAVDNLAGGDGDDKKKEEKTEGGEEGEEEGEEGQAEEEVVKVDIDEDTEYEEEELPEGEDDGGVQLKMADLAPPKEKILPIPEGSAFFCLSKTNPIRVGCHTLIHHHIFTNLILVFIILSSCSLAAEDPIRAHSFRNNILGYADYAFTSIFTVEILLKVKLVSGWVNVRAAVCAHVLSLCQMTVHGAFLHQGSFCRNWFNLLDLLVVSVSLVSFFLHSSAISVVKILRVLRVLRPLRAINRAKGLKHVVQCVFVAIRTIGNIMIVTTLLQFMFACIGVQLFKGKFYRCTDEAKHTPDQCKGTFVVYKDGDVSHPMVRERIWQNSDFNFDNVLMGMMALFTVSTFEGWPALLYKAIDANGENSGPIYNYRVEISIFFIVYIIIIAFFMMNIFVGFVIITFREQGEQEYKNCELDKNQRQCVEYALKAQPLKLYIPKNPVQYKFWSIINSTGFEYVMFVLILLNTVTLAVQHYEQSKGFSYIMDILNMVFTGLFTVEMLLKLLALRLRHYFIDAWNSFDALIVVGSVVDIVVTEFSSGEDSSRVSITFFRLFRVMRLVKLLSKGEGIRTLLWTFIKSLQALPYVALLIAMIFFIYAVIGMQTFGKVAMQDYTQINRNNNFQTFPQAVLLLFRCATGEAWQEIMLASLPGKRCDPESDYEPGEEFSCGSNFAIVYFISFFMLCAFLIINLFVAVIMDNFDYLTRDWSILGPHHLDEFKRIWSEYDPEAKGRIKHLDVVALLRRIQPPLGFGKLCPHRVACKRLVAMNMPLNSDGMVTFNATLFALVRTALKIKTEGNPDQENEELRVIIKKIWKRMKPKLLDEVIPPHEEEEVTVGKFYATFLIQDYFRKFRKRKEKGGLDGDTDASNPSAVQLCKAGLKTLQDLGPEMRLALNEDLEDEEDVAMEDEELEDNAEYQNDDDFRPETERRSSLLSPTGPGGVVGDGGVSNGGLVHRVGSFTKTVNGGEHDSSLGRGDSMRTSVNHRRRTSTKTTVLDHAHKRTPHHRHGRRDSRDRTWRDGDMDTYGEQGYYSRDEDNDSIGSRDRDRHYPDEPPLYRDHYNGHAPYNSSYGNGYSDGRRTTRRRLLPATPTGRKPSFNIQCLRRQGSSDDLPIPGTYHPTSPPRRTHTQTFSSYESRLSSAASSASWANPCPRRGRLLYAPLILVEEEGSPPWGGGGKKGGGVTGGAPRPAWYGDPGGTSAPPPYRAYTTLRVPSQLGAPFTEKRGSADSLVEAVLISEGLGLYARDPKFVAFAKREIADACHMTVDEMESAASDLLGSGSHAFLANADPALYSDEEPIRTGRDEDELADEMTCVTSF; this is encoded by the exons gtGGAGGTCGTAATGGCTACACCCAGGCTGTGGATAGGGAGgacggaggggaggagggggaggaggaggaggaggaggaggacggaggaaagagagatggaggaggaggagaaggaggaggaggagaggagagggatgcGGAGTGGGATGAGGAGATGGACGGAGAGAACGAGGGAGGCGTGAGGATGACGAGAACCGACACGCTTCACTCAACGACAAGTTCAACAGGAACACAGAGACGCAGAGGACAACACGCTAAGAAACAG GTGCAGGGTAGTAACCAGGTCCAGCGAGCTCCACGAGCTTTATACTGTCTGAAACTCAACAACCCGATCAGACGAGCAGCGCTCTCCATCGTCGAGTGGAA ACCCTTTGACATCTTCATCCTGTTAGCTATCTTTGCTAACTGTGTGGCTCTGGGAGTTTCCAAACCATTTCCTGAGGACGACTCCAACTCCACCAACCATGACCTG GAGCAAGTGGAGTACgtcttcctcatcatcttcaCCATTGAGACCTTCCTGAAGATCCTGGCCTATGGTCTGGTGATGCACCCCAGCTCCTACATCCGCAACGGCTGGAACCTGCTCGACTTCGTCATCGTCATCGTTGG GTTGTTCAGTGTTGTCCTGGAGACGATGACTCATAAGTCCAGTGGCGAGCAGGCGAGTACTCATCACGTCCCGGGAAAACCTGGAGGTCTGGATGTCAAAGCTCTGAGAGCCTTCAGAGTCCTGCGGCCCCTCAGACTGGTTTCAGGAGTCCCCA GTCTGCAGATTGTGTTGAACTCGATCATGAAGGCGATGGTTCCTCTGCTCCACATCGCCCTACTGGTCCTCTTCGTCATCATCATCTACGCCATCATCGGTCTGGAGCTCTTCATCGGTCGCATGCACAGGACCTGCTACTACATAGGAACAG ATAACTACGTGGAGGACGACCCCGTCCCCTGTGCCTTTGCGGGACATGGACGTCTCTGCCTCGTTAACGGCTCCGAGTGTCGAGGGAGGTGGGACGGTCCCAACGGAGGAATCACCAACTTCGACAACTTCTTCTTCGCCATGTTGACGGTGTTCCAGTGCATCACCATGGAGGGATGGACGGACGTCCTCTACTGG ATGAATGATGCCATCGGCTTTGAGCTGCCCTGGGTTTACTTCGTCAGCTTGGTGATCTTTGGCTCCTTCTTCGTCCTCAACCTGGTTCTGGGCGTCCTCAGCGG AGAGTTCAGTAAGGAGCGGGAGAAGGCGAAGGCTCGAGGAGATTTCCAGAAGCTGCGTGAGaagcagcagatggaggaggatcTGAGCGGATACATGGACTGGATCACTCAGGCCGAGGACATGGACGAACTGGACGAGGACGGAAACCATC GTCCGTCTCTGGGGGACCTGTCCGATAAGAAGAGGGGGAAGTTCGGATGGTTCAGTCACTCCAACGAAACTCACG CGAGTCTTCCAGCCAGTGAGACAGCgtctgaaaacacagagaacattgATGAGGACCACACTAACTGCTGTCAGTCCTGCTG tgctCGGGTGATGAAGATTGGCTGCTG ccGGACGCTGCGTCGCTGGAATCGAGTCTGTCGCAGAAACTGTCGAACCGCCGTCAAATCTGTGACGTTCTATtggctggtgctgctgctggtcttCCTCAACACCTCCCTCAGCGCCTCCGAGCACTACAACCAACCAGACTGGCTCACTCAAGTCCAgg ACATTGCCAACAAGGTGCTGCTGTCTCTGTTCACGGTGGAGATGCTGTTGAAGATGTACAGTCTGGGTCTGGCTCATTATTTCGTGGCGTTCTTCAACCGCTTCGACTGCTTCGTGGTGTGTGGGGGCATCATGGAGACCAtcctggtggagctggagaTCATGCCTCCGCTGGGCATCTCGGTGCTGCGCTGCGTCCGCCTGCTGAGGATCTTTAAGGTCACACG CCACTGGACGGCGCTGTCCAACCTGGTGGCGTCTCTGCTGAACTCCATGAAGTCCATCgcctcgctgctgctgctcctcttcctcttcctcatcatcttcGCTCTGCTCGGCATGCAGCTGTTCGGAGGGAAGTTCAACTTTGACGAGACGCAGACCAAGCGCAGCACCTTCGACGCCTTCCCACAGGCGCTGCTCACCTGCTTCcag ATCTTGACAGGTGAGGACTGGAACGTGGTCATGTACGATGGCATCATGGCGTACGGCGGCCCCGTGTTTCCAGGGATGATCGTCTGCGTTTACTTCgtcatcctcttcatctgtgGTAACT ACATCCTGCTGAACGTCTTCTTGGCCATCGCCGTGGACAACCTggctggaggagacggagacgacaagaagaaaga GGAGAAGACGGAGGGAGgcgaggagggggaggaggagggggaggagggccAGGCCgaagaggaggtggtgaag gtggACATCGATGAAGACACCgagtatgaggaggaggagcttccTGAAGGAGAGGACG ACGGAGGAGTCCAGTTAAAGATGGCCGACCTGGCTCCTCCGAAGGAGAAGATTCTCCCCATCCCAGAGGGAAGCGCCTTCTTCTGCCTCAGCAAGACAAACCC gATCCGTGTGGGCTGTCACACTCTGATCCACCACCACATCTTCACCAACCTCATCCTCGTCTTCATCATCCTCAGCAGCTGCTCATTGGCCGCTGAGGATCCAATCAGAGCCCACTCCTTCAGGAACAAC ATTCTGGGCTACGCAGACTACGCCTTCACCTCCATCTTCACAGTGGAGATCCTGCTGAAGGTAAAGCTGGTTTCAGGGTGGGTGAATGTCAGAGCTGCCGTCTGTGCTCACGTCCTGTCTCTGTGCCAGATGACCGTCCACGGAGCCTTCCTCCACCAGGGCTCCTTCTGCAGGAACTGGTTCAACTTGTTGGACCTGCTGGTCGTCAGCGTCTCGCTCGTCTCCTTCTTCCTGCA ctCCAGTGCCATCTCTGTGGTGAAGATCCTGAGAGTCCTCCGGGTTCTCCGGCCGCTCCGAGCCATCAACAGAGCCAAAGGACTCAAG catgTTGTCCAGTGTGTGTTCGTGGCCATCAGGACCATCGGGAACATCATGATCGTCACAACGCTGCTTCAGTTCATGTTCGCCTGCATCGGAGTCCAGCTCTTCAAG gGTAAATTCTATCGCTGCACAGATGAAGCCAAACACACTCCTGACCAGTGCAA GGGGACGTTTGTGGTCTATAAGGACGGGGATGTCAGTCATCCTATGGTGAGGGAGAGGATCTGGCAGAACAGTGACTTCAACTTTGACAACGTCCTCATGGGGATGATGGCGCTTTTCACTGTGTCCACCTTCGAGGGCTGGCCAGC TCTTCTCTATAAGGCCATCGATGCTAACGGGGAGAACTCTGGTCCCATCTATAACTACCGGGTGGAgatctccatcttcttcatcgtctacatcatcatcatcgcctTCTTCATGATGAACATCTTCGTGGGCTTCGTCATCATCACGTTCAGGGAGCAGGGGGAGCAGGAGTACAAGAACTGTGAGCTGGACAAGAACCAG CGTCAGTGTGTGGAGTACGCTCTGAAGGCTCAGCCCCTGAAGCTCTACATCCCCAAGAACCCGGTCCAGTATAAGTTCTGGTCCATCATCAACTCCACGGGATTCGAATACGTCATGTTTGTTCTGATCCTGCTCAACACCGTGACCCTGGCTGTTCAG CACTATGAACAGTCCAAAGGCTTCAGCTACATCATGGACATCCTGAACATGGTCTTTACTGGACTCTTCACTGTGGAgatgctgctgaagctgctggcTCTCAGACTCAGG CATTACTTCATCGATGCCTGGAACTCGTTCGACGCTCTGATCGTGGTCGGCAGCGTGGTCGATATCGTTGTCACTGAGTTCAGT agTGGAGAGGACAGCTCCCGGGTGTCCATCACCTTCTTCCGTCTGTTTCGAGTGATGCGATTGGTCAAGCTTCTCAGTAAAGGGGAGGGGATTCGAACGCTGCTGTGGACATTCATCAAATCACTGCAG GCGCTGCCCTACGTCGCTCTGCTCATCGCCATGATCTTCTTCATCTACGCCGTCATCGGAATGCAG ACCTTTGGGAAGGTCGCCATGCAGGACTACACTCAGATCAACAGGAACAACAACTTCCAGACGTTCCCCCAGGCCGTCCTCCTGCTCTTCAG GTGTGCGACAGGTGAGGCGTGGCAGGAGATCATGTTGGCCAGTCTCCCAGGGAAACGCTGCGACCCTGAGTCTGACTACGAGCCGGGGGAGGAGTTCAGCTGTGGCAGCAACTTCGCCATCGTTTACTTCATCAGCTTCTTCATGCTGTGTGCCTTCCTG ATCATCAACCTGTTTGTCGCCGTCATCATGGATAACTTTGACTATCTGACGCGTGATTGGTCGATTCTGGGGCCGCATCACCTGGACGAGTTCAAGAGGATCTGGTCCGAGTACGACCCGGAGGCCAA aGGTCGGATCAAACATCTGGACGTCGTTGCTCTCCTCAGAAGGATCCAGCCTCCTCTGGGCTTCGGGAAGCTCTGTCCCCACCGGGTAGCCTGCAAG CGTCTGGTGGCCATGAACATGCCTCTGAACTCTGATGGGATGGTGACCTTCAACGCTACGCTCTTCGCTCTGGTCCGGACGGCTCTGAAGATCAAGACCGAAG GTAACCCTGACCAGGAGAACGAGGAGCTGAGGGTGATCATCAAGAAGATCTGGAAGAGGATGAAGCCCAAGCTCCTGGACGAGGTCATCCCCCCCCATGAAG aggaggaagtgaCCGTGGGGAAGTTTTACGCCACCTTCCTGATCCAGGACTACTTCAGGAAGttcaggaagaggaaggagaagggaggaCTGGACGGAGACACGGACGCCAGCAACCCGTCCGCCGTCCAG CTGTGTAAGGCCGGTCTGAAGACTCTCCAGGACCTGGGTCCAGAGATGCGTCTCGCTCTGAACgaggacctggaggacgaggaggacgtggcaatggaggacgaggagctggaggacaacGCCGAGTATCAG aaCGATGATGACTTCAGACCAGAGACTGAGAGACGGAGCTCACTACTGTCCCCTACTG gtccagggGGAGTCGTGGGGGATGGCGGTGTCTCTAACGGAGGACTTGTTCACCGGGTCGGGTCTTTCACAAAGACGGTGAACGGGGGCGAACACGACTCGTCTCTAGGACGCGGAGACAGCATGAGGACGTCCGTCAATCACCGCCGCAGGACGTCCACCAAGACCACCGTCCTAGACCACGCCCACAAGAGGACGCCACACCACAGACATGGAAG GCGGGACTCCAGGGACAGGACATGGAGGGACGGGGACATGGACACGTACGGAGAACAGGGTTACTACAGCAGAGACGAGGACAACGACAGCATCGgctccagagacagagacag ACATTATCCTGATGAGCCTCCTCTCTACAGAGACCACTACAACGGTCACGCTCCCTACAACAGTAGCTATGGTAACGGCTATAGCGACGGCCGGAGGACCACCCGCAGACGCCTCCTCCCGGCCACGCCCACAG GTCGTAAACCGTCCTTTAACATCCAGTGTCTGAGGAGACAAGGGAGCAGTGATGACCTCCCCATACCTGGGACGTAccaccccacctcccccccacgccgcacacacacacag ACGTTCAGTAGTTATGAGTCCCGCCTCTCCTCTGCCGCCTCCTCGGCGTCCTGGGCCAACCCGTGTCCTCGCCGTGGTCGCCTCCTCTACGCTCCTCTCatcctggtggaggaggagggcagtcCTCcctgggggggcggggggaagaaaggaggaggcgtAACGGGCGGAGCTCCCAGACCGGCCTGGTACGGTGACCCCGGAGGGACATCAG CTCCGCCCCCCTACCGAGCGTACACCACCCTCAGAGTTCCCTCCCAGCTCGGAGCCCCGTTCACCGAGAAGAGAGGGTCGGCCGACAGCCTGGTGGAGGCG GTTCTGATCTCAGAGGGTCTCGGCCTTTATGCCAGAGATCCAAAGTTCGTGGCGTTTGCGAAGCGTGAGATCGCGGACGCGTGTCACATGACCGTGGATGAGATGGAGTCGGCCGCCAGCGACCTGCTCGGCTCGGGAAGCCACGCCTTCCTCGCCAACGCCGACCCCGCCCTCTACAGCGACGAGGAGCCAATCAGGACGGGCCGGGACGAGGACGAGCTGGCGGACGAGATGACCTGTGTGACGTCCTTCTGA